A window of Pirellulales bacterium contains these coding sequences:
- a CDS encoding DUF1549 domain-containing protein produces MNRIRNVRPATNGVFLAAVLLLLATYPVMANDTPTEKLPDGMQVVALEALPTSIALPNRYAYAQLLVTGVLADGTKIDATRMVMVEDSAGLVKWNDHRLVRPTADGDTALRITLAGQTVSVPVKVTGQQQDYPVDYVRDVMPAMSKMGCNAGTCHGSANGKNGFKLSLRGYDPLFDHRALTDDLAGRRFNRAAPDQSLMLLKPAGGVPHVGGVLTHPGEPYYELLRAWIAAGVKLNLDTPRVAKIEVFPQGPQVPLPGMKQQVIVMATYADGAVRDVTAEAFLESSLTDVVEVDKQGLATGTRRGEASLLARYEGAYAATTVVVMGDRSGFVWQDPPANNHLDTLVYNKLQKVKVLPSEQCSDAEFLRRVYLDLIGVPPQPEVVRAFLADARETKIKRDETIDRLIGGSEFVDHWTNKWADLLQVNRKFLGEEGAWAFRNWIRQALSDNMPYDQFVYSVLTASGSTMENPPASYYKVLRAPVDAMENTTQLFLAVRFNCNKCHDHPFERWTQDQYYQLAAFFAHVGRKADPEFAGRNLGGTAVEQALPLSEIVFDQGAGEVTHERTGKVSPPSFPYKYTGSESSAAPSRRDQLAQWITSKDNPYFAKSYVNRIWSYLLGVGIIEPIDDIRAGNPPTNPELLDRLTADFVGSGFNVRELFREICKSRVYQQSLATTKWNQDDDINFSHALARRLTAETLYDAVHTATGSRPRLPGVPEGFLASQLPDGGVELADGFLNLFGRPPRESACECERSTGVMLGQTLNLVNGPTIAEAIADPTNRITSLVAAQSDDTKLVEELFVAILDRFPSSEESVAGIAAINAAKEEYQQLQAKLDTFEREQLPARQTAWEKEQQVVTWSPLTIAAANSTGGATLTRQADESLAVSGASPVTDMYTLLGTTSLQGITALRIEALPDASLPSSGPGRAANGNFVLGNVRVTAAPLSDLSAGKPVTLQGGVADFSQEGYPVVNAIDGDAKSGWAVSTQAGKPHVAIFEIAEPLGAVGGTALSLVLDQSYGEQHTLGHFRISVTTAPKPVKLDTTPAAVAEALTVAVAQRTPEQQSAITAYYRTQDADLTRLNSMVEAARQAHGQYRLQGAQDLSWALINSPAFLFNR; encoded by the coding sequence ATGAATCGCATCAGGAATGTAAGACCGGCGACCAACGGAGTATTTCTCGCGGCAGTGCTCTTGCTGCTCGCCACATATCCGGTCATGGCCAATGACACTCCGACGGAAAAGTTGCCCGACGGCATGCAGGTCGTGGCGCTCGAGGCGCTGCCGACGTCGATCGCGCTTCCGAATCGTTACGCGTACGCGCAGTTGCTCGTGACGGGCGTGCTGGCTGATGGCACAAAGATTGATGCGACGCGGATGGTCATGGTTGAGGATTCGGCCGGCCTGGTTAAGTGGAATGATCATCGCCTGGTTCGTCCCACGGCAGACGGTGACACGGCGCTGCGCATCACGCTGGCCGGGCAGACAGTTTCAGTCCCGGTGAAGGTGACGGGGCAACAGCAGGATTATCCGGTCGATTATGTGCGCGACGTGATGCCCGCGATGTCGAAAATGGGTTGCAACGCTGGCACTTGCCACGGCTCGGCCAACGGCAAGAACGGTTTCAAGCTTTCGCTGCGGGGTTACGACCCGCTGTTCGATCATCGTGCCTTGACCGACGATCTGGCCGGACGCCGTTTCAATCGCGCTGCTCCGGATCAGAGCTTGATGTTGCTCAAGCCAGCCGGGGGCGTACCGCACGTCGGTGGCGTGTTGACGCATCCCGGCGAACCGTATTACGAGCTGTTGCGGGCCTGGATCGCGGCCGGCGTGAAATTGAACCTCGATACGCCGCGCGTGGCGAAGATCGAAGTCTTTCCGCAAGGGCCGCAAGTTCCGCTGCCGGGCATGAAGCAGCAGGTCATCGTGATGGCCACTTATGCCGATGGCGCGGTGCGCGACGTCACGGCCGAGGCATTTTTGGAAAGCAGCCTGACCGACGTCGTCGAGGTCGATAAGCAAGGTCTGGCCACTGGCACCCGGCGTGGCGAGGCTTCGCTATTGGCTCGTTATGAAGGCGCCTATGCCGCGACGACCGTCGTCGTGATGGGGGATCGCAGTGGCTTTGTGTGGCAGGATCCGCCGGCCAACAACCATCTCGATACGCTCGTTTACAACAAGCTGCAGAAGGTAAAAGTTCTGCCCAGTGAACAGTGCTCCGATGCGGAATTCCTCCGCCGGGTGTATCTCGACCTGATCGGTGTGCCGCCACAACCGGAAGTCGTTCGCGCATTTCTGGCCGACGCGCGCGAAACGAAGATCAAGCGCGATGAAACCATCGATCGGCTGATCGGTGGCTCGGAGTTCGTCGATCATTGGACCAACAAATGGGCCGATTTGCTGCAGGTGAACCGCAAATTCCTGGGCGAAGAGGGGGCCTGGGCGTTTCGCAATTGGATTCGCCAGGCCCTGTCCGACAACATGCCCTACGATCAGTTCGTCTACAGCGTGCTGACGGCGTCAGGTTCGACGATGGAGAATCCGCCGGCTTCGTACTACAAGGTTCTCCGCGCGCCAGTGGATGCGATGGAGAACACCACGCAGTTGTTCCTGGCGGTGCGGTTCAATTGCAATAAATGCCATGACCATCCGTTCGAGCGCTGGACGCAGGATCAGTATTATCAGCTAGCGGCCTTCTTCGCGCATGTCGGTCGCAAGGCCGACCCTGAGTTTGCCGGGCGAAATCTCGGCGGCACGGCGGTCGAGCAGGCGCTCCCTCTATCGGAGATCGTCTTCGATCAGGGGGCCGGCGAAGTAACGCACGAGCGGACCGGCAAGGTTTCGCCCCCCTCGTTCCCCTACAAGTACACGGGCTCGGAGAGTTCCGCGGCGCCGTCGCGTCGCGATCAATTGGCGCAGTGGATCACGTCGAAGGACAATCCATACTTTGCCAAGAGCTACGTCAATCGCATTTGGAGTTATTTGTTGGGGGTCGGCATCATCGAGCCGATCGACGACATTCGCGCCGGTAATCCGCCGACGAATCCCGAATTGCTCGACCGCCTGACGGCCGATTTCGTCGGCAGCGGTTTCAACGTGCGTGAGCTGTTCCGCGAGATTTGTAAGTCACGCGTTTACCAGCAATCGTTGGCGACCACGAAATGGAACCAGGACGACGACATCAACTTCTCGCACGCCCTCGCGCGCCGCTTGACGGCCGAGACGCTGTACGACGCCGTGCATACGGCCACGGGCTCACGTCCGCGATTGCCGGGTGTGCCCGAGGGTTTCCTGGCGAGTCAACTGCCGGACGGCGGCGTTGAGCTGGCCGATGGCTTCTTGAACCTGTTTGGTCGCCCACCGCGCGAAAGCGCTTGCGAGTGCGAACGTTCGACCGGCGTGATGCTGGGCCAGACGTTGAACCTGGTGAACGGCCCCACGATCGCCGAGGCGATTGCCGACCCGACGAATCGGATCACGTCGCTCGTCGCCGCGCAGTCGGACGACACGAAGCTGGTCGAAGAGCTGTTCGTGGCGATTCTCGATCGCTTTCCCTCCAGCGAGGAATCGGTTGCCGGCATTGCCGCGATCAACGCCGCGAAAGAGGAATACCAACAGTTGCAGGCAAAGCTCGACACGTTCGAACGCGAACAGTTGCCTGCCCGCCAGACAGCGTGGGAGAAAGAGCAGCAGGTCGTAACGTGGAGTCCGCTGACAATCGCCGCCGCGAACTCGACGGGCGGAGCGACGTTAACGCGACAAGCCGACGAGTCGCTGGCCGTGTCGGGGGCGAGCCCCGTGACCGATATGTACACGCTGCTGGGGACGACGAGCCTGCAGGGAATTACGGCGCTGCGCATCGAGGCGCTGCCCGACGCGAGCCTGCCGTCGAGCGGACCGGGACGCGCCGCGAACGGCAACTTCGTGCTGGGGAACGTCCGCGTCACTGCGGCGCCGCTGAGCGATCTTTCGGCCGGTAAGCCCGTGACACTGCAAGGGGGCGTGGCCGATTTCTCGCAAGAAGGGTATCCGGTCGTTAACGCAATTGACGGTGACGCGAAGTCGGGCTGGGCCGTTAGCACGCAGGCCGGCAAGCCACACGTTGCGATCTTCGAAATTGCCGAGCCCCTCGGTGCGGTCGGAGGCACCGCACTGTCGTTAGTGCTGGACCAATCGTACGGCGAACAGCATACCCTGGGGCATTTCCGTATTTCGGTAACTACCGCCCCCAAGCCGGTGAAGCTCGACACAACTCCGGCCGCGGTGGCCGAGGCGCTAACGGTCGCCGTGGCGCAACGCACTCCTGAGCAACAGTCGGCAATCACCGCCTATTACCGCACGCAAGATGCGGACTTGACGCGTCTGAATTCGATGGTCGAAGCCGCCCGCCAGGCTCACGGCCAGTATCGTTTGCAGGGGGCTCAAGACCTCTCCTGGGCTTTGATCAACAGCCCGGCGTTCCTGTTCAATCGCTAG
- a CDS encoding c-type cytochrome domain-containing protein yields the protein MKLMRLVLLSFPAVALLWCTPARAEGPKPAERPPVSFYRDIRPILQDRCQGCHQPAKALGGLALTSYAALKKGGESEHPGVVPGKPDESELLTQILPSGQEPPAMPKGAPALKPDQVELVRRWITEGAKDDTPEATEIAVDRDHPPTYAAPPVLTSLDFSPDSSLLAVSGYHEVLLHKTDAASETSGSIAARLVGLSERIESARFSPDGKSLAVTGGSPGRFGEVQIWDVATGKLKLSSLVTYDTIYGASWSTDGTKVAFGCADNTCRAIEAATGKQVFFQGAHSDWVLDTVFSADSSHLVSISRDRSMKLNEVATERFVDNITSITPGALKGGLMTIDRNPKNDELLVGGADGTPKIYQMHRTKARQIGDDFNLIRAFEAMPGRIFSVRFSADGARIVAGSSSDGAGEVRVYNAADAKLVSRFASEHGAVYSVAFRPDGKEVAVGGFDGMVRIYDPTSGSMLREFMPVPLAPAAAQQAAR from the coding sequence ATGAAACTCATGCGCCTGGTCCTCTTGAGCTTTCCGGCCGTGGCTTTGCTGTGGTGTACGCCGGCACGGGCCGAAGGTCCGAAGCCGGCCGAACGTCCGCCGGTCAGCTTCTATCGCGATATACGGCCGATCCTGCAGGACCGTTGCCAGGGATGCCATCAGCCTGCCAAGGCACTCGGCGGTCTAGCGCTGACGAGTTACGCCGCGCTGAAAAAAGGGGGCGAGAGCGAGCACCCGGGTGTCGTGCCAGGCAAGCCGGACGAGAGCGAGTTGCTGACGCAAATCCTGCCCAGCGGTCAGGAGCCGCCGGCCATGCCGAAGGGCGCGCCCGCGCTCAAACCGGACCAGGTCGAACTGGTGCGCCGCTGGATCACCGAAGGAGCCAAGGACGATACGCCCGAGGCCACGGAGATCGCCGTCGATCGTGATCATCCGCCGACCTATGCCGCGCCGCCGGTATTGACTTCGCTCGATTTCTCGCCCGACAGTTCGCTGTTGGCGGTCTCCGGTTACCACGAGGTGCTGCTGCACAAGACCGACGCCGCGAGCGAAACGTCCGGTAGTATTGCCGCACGCCTGGTCGGCTTGTCGGAACGGATCGAATCGGCCCGCTTCTCGCCCGACGGTAAAAGTCTGGCCGTGACCGGCGGTTCGCCAGGACGTTTCGGCGAAGTACAGATTTGGGACGTGGCGACCGGCAAGCTCAAGTTATCGTCGTTGGTCACGTACGACACGATTTACGGCGCGAGCTGGTCTACGGACGGCACGAAGGTGGCCTTTGGATGTGCCGACAACACGTGCCGCGCGATCGAGGCGGCGACCGGCAAGCAGGTCTTCTTTCAAGGTGCCCACAGTGATTGGGTGCTCGATACGGTGTTCTCGGCCGATAGTTCACACCTGGTGAGCATTAGCCGCGACCGCTCGATGAAATTGAACGAAGTCGCTACAGAGCGCTTCGTCGACAATATTACCAGCATCACGCCCGGCGCGCTCAAAGGGGGCCTGATGACGATCGACCGCAACCCGAAGAACGACGAGCTGCTGGTCGGCGGCGCCGATGGCACGCCGAAGATTTACCAGATGCATCGTACGAAGGCGCGGCAGATCGGCGACGATTTCAACTTGATTCGCGCCTTCGAGGCCATGCCGGGGCGCATCTTCTCGGTGCGCTTTAGCGCCGACGGCGCACGAATCGTCGCCGGCAGCTCGAGCGACGGAGCAGGCGAAGTTCGCGTTTATAACGCGGCCGACGCGAAGCTTGTGTCGCGATTTGCCAGCGAACATGGGGCCGTGTACAGCGTGGCCTTTCGACCCGACGGTAAGGAAGTGGCCGTCGGCGGTTTTGACGGTATGGTGCGGATCTACGACCCCACGTCCGGCAGTATGTTGCGTGAGTTCATGCCGGTGCCGCTGGCGCCGGCCGCGGCACAACAGGCGGCACGATAA